The Solanum lycopersicum chromosome 6, SLM_r2.1 genome has a window encoding:
- the LOC101254392 gene encoding calmodulin calcium-dependent NAD kinase isoform X1 produces the protein MYLNLYEPYNDHFFTFIFDELTQSSFFFLSYPISLIFSNNSYSTTKLKSKRRNKNFKLFILVEKEKKKSNMLLKYGKVPLLCVSSLVGIISAFAMHHLRNYKSKSPKFDDPMNHQLSPIFDTSTESGRAAGRLEKFSHYVARQLGFKDESECVGLCELVQEYLKRSKGCDNSIFEYFANEEDAESLFVKLENELERCILAYFAFHWSKASMLITQVLSVDSEQKRLKDLVLAATRKQRFEKITKDLKVTRVFSTLVDEMKAIGTVSSNGTGESRCTDVMVPVAHSQRSPVLLLMGGGMGAGKSTVLKDILKQPFWLEAVANAVVVEADAFKETDVIYRALSSRGHHNDMLQTAELVHQNSTDAASSLLVTALNEGRDVIMDGTLSWEPFVEQTIAMARNVHKHRYRMGEGYKVAEDGTVTENYWEQIEQENGEESANKISKPYRIELVGVVCDPYLAVVRGIRRAIATGRAVRVKPQLKSHKRFANAFPKYCELVDNARLYCTNALGSKPPLIAWKDGANKMLVEPEDIKCLEMVKKLKEEAESIYELYEGDDVLSLETPGSVWKDMVLIPTRSTLQQELKTAILKIENRGK, from the exons ATGTACCTAAACCTATATGAACCATACAATGATCACTTTTTTACTTTCATCTTCGACGAGTTGACTCAatcatcctttttttttctctcttaccCCATTAgcttaattttctcaaataatTCATACTCCACTACAAAATTAAAGTCTAAacgaagaaataaaaatttcaaactttttattttagttgaaaaagaaaaaaaaaaatcaaacatgcTGCTGAAAT ATGGAAAAGTGCCTCTACTGTGCGTAAGTAGTCTTGTAGGAATAATCTCAGCTTTCGCCATGCATCATCTTCGCAATTATAAATCTAAATCACCCAAATTTGATGATCCGATGAATCATCAACTTTCACCTATTTTTGACACAAGCACTGAATCTGGCCGCGCTGCTGGTAGACTCGAAAAGTTTTCTCATTATGTTG CAAGGCAATTGGGATTTAAAGATGAAAGTGAGTGTGTTGGGTTATGTGAGCTAGTACAAGAATACCTGAAGAGATCCAAAGGATGTGATAATAGTATTTTTGAATACTTTGCAAATGAAGAAGATGCTGAATCTTTGTTTGTCAAATTGGAAAATGAATTAGAGAGATGCATTCTTGCTTATTTTGCTTTTCATTGGAGTAAAGCTTCTATGTTAATTACTCAG gtGTTAAGTGTTGATTCTGAGCAGAAAAGACTCAAGGATTTGGTGTTGGCAGCTACAAg GAAGCAGAGATTTGAGAAGATAACAAAAGATTTGAAAGTAACAAGGGTATTTTCTACGCTGGTCGACGAGATGAAGGCGATCGGAACGGTATCATCTAACGGTACTGGTGAGTCCAGATGTACGGACGTGATGGTGCCGGTGGCTCACAGTCAAAGAAGTCCAGTGCTCCTCCTTATGGGTGGTGGAATGGGAGCTGGCAAAAGTACTGTCCTTAAAGACATCCTCAAACA GCCATTCTGGTTGGAAGCAGTTGCAAATGCAGTGGTAGTAGAGGCAGATGCTTTCAAGGAGACGGATGTAATTTACAGAGCCCTTAGCTCAAGAGGTCATCATAATGACATGCTTCAAACTGCTGAATTG GTACATCAAAATTCAACAGATGCAGCATCATCTCTGCTAGTCACAGCTCTTAACGAGGGGCGCGATGTTATAATGGACGGAACTTTATCATGGGAGCCATTTGTTGAGCAGACCATAGCCATGGCAAGAAATGTACACAAACATCGATATCGAATGGGGGAAGGTTATAAGGTTGCAGAGGATGGCACAGTTACTGAAAATTATTGGGAACAAATTGAACAGGAAAATGGAGAAGAGTCAGCTAATAAGATCAGTAAACCTTACAGAATAGAATTGGTGGGAGTTGTATGTGATCCTTACCTAGCTGTTGTTAGAGGCATAAG GCGAGCTATAGCAACAGGGAGGGCAGTCAGAGTAAAGCCCCAATTGAAATCTCACAAGAGATTTGCAAATGCATTTCCCAAATACTGTGAACTTGTTGATAACGCTAGGCTATACTGCACCAATGCCTTAGGCTCAAAACCACCG TTAATAGCATGGAAAGACGGAGCGAACAAAATGTTGGTGGAACCAGAGGACATCAAGTGTTTGGAAATGGTAAAAAAGTTGAAGGAAGAAGCAGAATCGATTTACGAGCTGTATGAGGGAGATGATGTATTGTCTCTGGAGACTCCTGGTTCAGTCTGGAAAGACATGGTTTTAATACCTACAAGGTCTACTCTCCAACAAGAGCTCAAAACTGCTATTTTAAAGATTGAAAACAGGGGAAAATAG
- the LOC101254392 gene encoding calmodulin calcium-dependent NAD kinase isoform X2: protein MHHLRNYKSKSPKFDDPMNHQLSPIFDTSTESGRAAGRLEKFSHYVARQLGFKDESECVGLCELVQEYLKRSKGCDNSIFEYFANEEDAESLFVKLENELERCILAYFAFHWSKASMLITQVLSVDSEQKRLKDLVLAATRKQRFEKITKDLKVTRVFSTLVDEMKAIGTVSSNGTGESRCTDVMVPVAHSQRSPVLLLMGGGMGAGKSTVLKDILKQPFWLEAVANAVVVEADAFKETDVIYRALSSRGHHNDMLQTAELVHQNSTDAASSLLVTALNEGRDVIMDGTLSWEPFVEQTIAMARNVHKHRYRMGEGYKVAEDGTVTENYWEQIEQENGEESANKISKPYRIELVGVVCDPYLAVVRGIRRAIATGRAVRVKPQLKSHKRFANAFPKYCELVDNARLYCTNALGSKPPLIAWKDGANKMLVEPEDIKCLEMVKKLKEEAESIYELYEGDDVLSLETPGSVWKDMVLIPTRSTLQQELKTAILKIENRGK, encoded by the exons ATGCATCATCTTCGCAATTATAAATCTAAATCACCCAAATTTGATGATCCGATGAATCATCAACTTTCACCTATTTTTGACACAAGCACTGAATCTGGCCGCGCTGCTGGTAGACTCGAAAAGTTTTCTCATTATGTTG CAAGGCAATTGGGATTTAAAGATGAAAGTGAGTGTGTTGGGTTATGTGAGCTAGTACAAGAATACCTGAAGAGATCCAAAGGATGTGATAATAGTATTTTTGAATACTTTGCAAATGAAGAAGATGCTGAATCTTTGTTTGTCAAATTGGAAAATGAATTAGAGAGATGCATTCTTGCTTATTTTGCTTTTCATTGGAGTAAAGCTTCTATGTTAATTACTCAG gtGTTAAGTGTTGATTCTGAGCAGAAAAGACTCAAGGATTTGGTGTTGGCAGCTACAAg GAAGCAGAGATTTGAGAAGATAACAAAAGATTTGAAAGTAACAAGGGTATTTTCTACGCTGGTCGACGAGATGAAGGCGATCGGAACGGTATCATCTAACGGTACTGGTGAGTCCAGATGTACGGACGTGATGGTGCCGGTGGCTCACAGTCAAAGAAGTCCAGTGCTCCTCCTTATGGGTGGTGGAATGGGAGCTGGCAAAAGTACTGTCCTTAAAGACATCCTCAAACA GCCATTCTGGTTGGAAGCAGTTGCAAATGCAGTGGTAGTAGAGGCAGATGCTTTCAAGGAGACGGATGTAATTTACAGAGCCCTTAGCTCAAGAGGTCATCATAATGACATGCTTCAAACTGCTGAATTG GTACATCAAAATTCAACAGATGCAGCATCATCTCTGCTAGTCACAGCTCTTAACGAGGGGCGCGATGTTATAATGGACGGAACTTTATCATGGGAGCCATTTGTTGAGCAGACCATAGCCATGGCAAGAAATGTACACAAACATCGATATCGAATGGGGGAAGGTTATAAGGTTGCAGAGGATGGCACAGTTACTGAAAATTATTGGGAACAAATTGAACAGGAAAATGGAGAAGAGTCAGCTAATAAGATCAGTAAACCTTACAGAATAGAATTGGTGGGAGTTGTATGTGATCCTTACCTAGCTGTTGTTAGAGGCATAAG GCGAGCTATAGCAACAGGGAGGGCAGTCAGAGTAAAGCCCCAATTGAAATCTCACAAGAGATTTGCAAATGCATTTCCCAAATACTGTGAACTTGTTGATAACGCTAGGCTATACTGCACCAATGCCTTAGGCTCAAAACCACCG TTAATAGCATGGAAAGACGGAGCGAACAAAATGTTGGTGGAACCAGAGGACATCAAGTGTTTGGAAATGGTAAAAAAGTTGAAGGAAGAAGCAGAATCGATTTACGAGCTGTATGAGGGAGATGATGTATTGTCTCTGGAGACTCCTGGTTCAGTCTGGAAAGACATGGTTTTAATACCTACAAGGTCTACTCTCCAACAAGAGCTCAAAACTGCTATTTTAAAGATTGAAAACAGGGGAAAATAG
- the LOC101254699 gene encoding small ribosomal subunit protein uS19: MADVETDVAAGQPRKRTFKKFSYRGIDLDSLLDMSTDELVKLFNARPRRRFQRGLKRKPMALIKKLRKAKREAPQGEKPEPVKTHLRNMIIVPEMIGSVIGIYNGKTFNQIEVKPEMIGHYLAEFSISYKPVKHGRPGIGATHSSRFIPLK, from the exons ATG GCCGATGTTGAAACCGATGTGGCAGCAGGACAGCCCAGAAAGAGGACGTTCAAGAAGTTTAGCTACAGAGGCATCGATCTCGATTCTCTGCTCGACATGTCCACTGACGAGCTCGTAAAGCTCTTCAATGCTCGTCCTCGCAGAAG GTTCCAGAGAGGTTTGAAGAGGAAGCCAATGGCCTTGATCAAGAAGTTGCGCAAGGCG AAACGTGAGGCTCCACAAGGTGAGAAGCCAGAGCCTGTCAAGACTCATCTGAGGAACATGATTATTGTTCCTGAGATGATTGGGAGTGTCATTGGGATTTACAATGGGAAGACATTCAATCAGATCGAGGTCAAGCCTGAGATGATTGGCCACTATCTGGCTGAGTTCTCAATATCATACAAGCCTGTCAAGCATGGAAGACCCGGTATTGGTGCTACTCACTCATCAAGGTTCATTCCTCTGAAGTAA
- the IAA7 gene encoding IAA7 protein: MDLKTELCLGLPGGGGDHNIKKRGFSQTVDLKLNLHHNDNIPSMNINNPPKDNSSNKPPTKAQVVGWPPVRSFRKNMLSQKGNNNNNNNEEISEKDEKTIAFVKVSMDGAPYLRKVDLKMYKSYQQLSHSLTNMFSSFTMGNYGSQGMIDFMNERKLMDVLNSSDYVPTYEDKDGDWMLVGDVPWQMFVDSCKRLRIMKGSEAIGLAPRAMEKCKNRS; this comes from the exons aTGGACTTGAAAACTGAGTTATGTTTGGGGCTGCCTGGTGGTGGAGGAGATCACAATATTAAGAAAAGAGGATTTTCTCAAACTGTTGATCTCAAACTCAACCTCCATCATAATGATAATATTCCTTCTATGAACATCAACAATCCTCCAAAGGATAATTCCTCCAACAAGCCACCAACTAA GGCTCAAGTGGTGGGGTGGCCACCAGTAAGATCTTTCAGAAAGAACATGTTGTCTCAAAAagggaataataataataataataatgaagaaattAGTGAGAAGGATGAAAAAACAATAGCATTTGTGAAGGTTTCCATGGATGGTGCACCTTACCTTCGTAAGGTAGATTTAAAGATGTACAAGAGTTACCAACAACTCTCTCATTCTTTGACCAACATGTTTAGCTCCTTCACTATGG gTAATTATGGGTCCCAAGGAATGATAGATTTTATGAATGAGAGGAAACTGATGGATGTCCTCAATAGTTCTGACTATGTACCAACCTATGAAGATAAGGATGGGGATTGGATGCTTGTTGGAGATGTACCTTGGCa AATGTTTGTTGATTCATGCAAGCGTTTACGCATAATGAAAGGATCAGAAGCTATTGGACTAG CACCAAGAGCCATGGAGAAATGCAAGAACAGGAGCTGA